Below is a window of Bradyrhizobium sp. SZCCHNS1050 DNA.
CGCCGGCCGAGGAGCCGCAGCCGAGGATGGTGAGCGTCAGCGTCATGCAGCCTCCTTTGGCCGCGGCACCTTGGAGAACAGCTTGAAGAAGGTCTCGGTGGTCTGGCGCGAGAATTCCTCGAACGAGACGCCGCGGGTCTCCGCCAGCACCTTCGCCGTCTCGACGACGTAGGCCGGCTCGTTGCGCTTGCCGCGGAACTTGCCGGGCGCGAGATACGGCGCGTCGGTCTCGACCATGATGCGGTCGGCCGGCACCTCGGCGGCCAGCGCGCGAAGTGCGTCCGACTTCTTGAACGTCACGATGCCCGTGAACGAGATGTGCAGTCCGAGGTCGATCGCCTTCATCGCCAGCTCACGCCCGCCGGTGTAGCAATGCAGCACGGCTTGGAAAGGTCCGCGCGCCATCTCCTCCTCGAGGATGCGGCTGCACTGCTCGTCCGCTTCGCGGGTGTGGATCACCAGCGGCAGGCCGGTTTCGCGGGCGGCTGCGATATGCGCGCGGAACCCGCGCTCCTGGGCGTCCTTCGAGCCGTGATCATAGAAGTTGTCGAGTCCGGCCTCGCCGAGCGCAACCACCTTGGGGTGATCGGTCAGCGCGATCAGCTCCTCGGCCGGAATGCCGTCCTCCTCGTCCGCATTGTGCGGATGGGTGCCGACCG
It encodes the following:
- a CDS encoding TatD family hydrolase, with amino-acid sequence MLVDSHCHLDFPDFAEDLDGIVTRAAAAGVGRMVTISTRVRRLPELLAIAERFENVFCSVGTHPHNADEEDGIPAEELIALTDHPKVVALGEAGLDNFYDHGSKDAQERGFRAHIAAARETGLPLVIHTREADEQCSRILEEEMARGPFQAVLHCYTGGRELAMKAIDLGLHISFTGIVTFKKSDALRALAAEVPADRIMVETDAPYLAPGKFRGKRNEPAYVVETAKVLAETRGVSFEEFSRQTTETFFKLFSKVPRPKEAA